One genomic window of Enoplosus armatus isolate fEnoArm2 chromosome 19, fEnoArm2.hap1, whole genome shotgun sequence includes the following:
- the LOC139302214 gene encoding trace amine-associated receptor 1-like: MCGNLLVIISIIYFKQLHTPTNYLILSLAVADLLVGVFVLPFSTILAVSSCWYREDLLCKVRGSFDMFLCASSIFNLCFISVDRYYAVCQPLKYRSKMNVCVIGIMILVSWTVSALIGIGITIRGVNQGQSNRRCVLFQSSSSTIMGAVFAFYLPAIIMFTIYLKILMVAQRQALSIHNTTCQKTKPGAAVSKMERKATKTLAIVMGVFLICWTPFFLCITFNPLSNNTIPVPVIETFKWLGWSNSMLNPFVYAFFYSWFRSAFRMIISGRIFQGDFSNSKLF; the protein is encoded by the coding sequence ATGTGTGGAAACCTTCTGGTAATAATCTCCATCATTTACTTCAAACAGCTCCACACTCCTACAAACtacctcatcctctctctggctgtggctGACTTGCTTGTtggggtttttgttttgccttttagcACAATACTGGCTGTAAGCTCATGTTGGTATCGTGAAGATTTACTCTGTAAGGTACGAGGCAGCTTTgatatgtttctgtgtgcttCTTCTATTTTTAACTTGTGCTTTATTTCTGTTGACAGATATTACGCAGTCTGTCAGCCTCTGAAGTACAGgagtaaaatgaatgtttgtgttattgGGATCATGATCCTGGTAAGCTGGACTGTTTCTGCTCTAATTGGAATTGGCATCACAATTCGGGGGGTGAACCAAGGACAATCTAACAGGAGGTGCGTTTTATTTCAAAGTTCAAGTTCAACAATTATGGGagctgtttttgcattttaccTCCCAGCTATCATAATGTTCACTATCTACCTAAAGATTTTAATGGTGGCACAGAGACAGGCACTCAGCATCCACAACACAACCTGTCAAAAAACAAAGCCTGGAGCAGCTGTCAGTAAGATGGAAAGAAAGGCCACCAAAACTCTGGCTATCGTTATGGGAGTTTTTCTCATCTGTTGgactcctttctttctttgtatcaCCTTTAACCCTTTGAGTAATAACACAATACCAGTTCCTGTGATTGAAACATTCAAGTGGCTTGGATGGTCAAATTCAATGCTCAATCCATTTGTCTATGCTTTCTTTTACAGCTGGTTTCGATCGGCTTTCAGAATGATCATTTCTGGGAGAATATTTCAAGGTGATTTTAGTAATTCTAAGCTCTTTTGA